GCGCCAAATACTGGAAGGAACTCGGTCCGCTCGACCCGTCTTTCTATTTCGCAATGGATTATGACCTGTGGGTGAGGATCGCCAAAATCGCGCCGATTCGATATCTTCCGGGCAGGACGTGGTCGAACTTCCGCATTCACACTTCCAGCAAGACCAATGTGGACGACGAACGCGGCTGGAAGGAAATGCTCAGGATCCATTACCGAGACGGCGGTTCATTCTTCGCGCCGATTGTGGCAAAATATTATCTAAGAAAGCTCATCGGTCCACTGTGGAAATGGCAGATCAAAAGTAATGCGTGATCCGTGATTTGCGTTTTGCGTCTCGCGTTTACGTTTCACGTATTACGCATCATCCAATCAAAATTGTAAATAAAAAATCGTAATTCGAAAATGTATCTCTTCTCTCCTCCCTCCCTCGACGATCTCATCCGTCTTCTGAAAGCCTGGCGCTTTTGGGTCTTGGGCGCGTTGATCGGTTCCGCCATCGGCGCGGCGTTCCATGCCATCGTCCCTCCGCCGTATCGCGCCAAAGCCACCGTCAACGTGGATTTTAATTTCGAAGAAGCCTTCCCGACCAACACCGACCGGCAGGACTTTTATTACCTCGAGCGTGAAACCCGCAAAATGGAAGAACTCGCCTGGTCTGACGACGTGTTGGGTCGATTGAACGTGCCGATCGATCAATTGCGCAACGGGAAGTTGATCCTATCCCAACCTGCCGAAGCAGGCTGGCATTTTTATGCCGACGATCAAGACGCCAAAAAAGCGGAAGAGCTCGCATCCGCGTGGGCAAACGCGTTTGTAGAAAAAGTTCAAGCAGAAAGACAAGCAGGCGGCCTGAATGAATTCATCAGACTCGAAGTGACCCAGTCTGCGGACCTGCCAAGGGAACGAAGCATACCATTGAGCGATTACCTTCTCGCAGGCGCAAGCGGATTTCTTCTTTTGGCAGTTTTCTTCGTTTTGTTCATCCGTCGAAAGGACTCCAACATCTCCTGATGTTGGAATATTTTTATGGCGCAAGGCAATTCCACGAATAAATTCCAAAGCCGGGAGACTTTGAAGTCCGCCATAAAATTACTTTGGGGTCTTGCCCTGCTCACCCTGCCTGTCACCAGTTTTCGCTGGTTTCCCGGTTTGGGCGAAAGCACGCTTGTCCGCCCGCTGGCTTTGTATCCGCTTGCGATCTTGTTACCGCTTCTTCTGATTCAGGCATGGCGCAGAAAAATATCGCTGACATTCTCTGGCGCGTTCATCGCGCTTGGCGTGTTTGTTTTATACGCTTTTTTCTCATCCAGCATCGGCGCATTGATAGACCCGATCCCCTTGCGCGGACAAACCTACGACGGTCGCGTCATTCGCGCTCTTGTGACGCTTTTCATCGGCGTCGCTTTCTTTGTCGCTGCCGTCTGGATGAACAAGGACGAAGCCGATCTGCGTTTCACCGTCCAGTGGATTTTCGCCGGGCTATGTCTCGACCTTGCCTGGAGCGGACTGCAAGCCGTCACGTTTTACACGGGTCTGCTTGAAAAGGAAATGGTCACGCATTGGCAGCTTGCATTTTCGATGCGCGAACTCGTGCGCACGAACCGCATCTCGGGCCTGGCATATGAACCGGCATGGCTGGCGGGACAACTTGCGACGATATTTTTTCCATTTCTCTTTGCCGCTGTATTGACGAAGTTCCGCCTCACTTCGCTGACCTGGCTTGAGCCTGTGCTTCTGACTTTATCCACACTCGTATTGTTTGCCACCTACTCACGCGGAGGCTTGCTCATCACCATCGGCGTCTCCGGTTTGATGACGCTTATATTCGGGCGCGACATTCTCCAAGGCATATGGGCTTGGTATATCAAAGGCTTTAAAGAACAGCGCTTTACATCTTTCATCTTTCGCCTTTCGATCATTGTCGCTCTTGTCGGAGTTATCGCAGGCGCGTTTCTTTTTCTTAGCCAAAAGAATTACTTCCGCCGCCTGTGGGAGGTCAATGCCGAGAGCTTGAACGAATACATCGTGGACATCAACGCCGGTGCGCGCGGAGCGTACACGGTCGGGGCGTTGTCTGCGTTTTCAGAATATCCGCTGACAGGCGTCGGCTTGGGAGGAAGCGGGTTCTACATCTACCAGAACCTGCCCGATTGGGCTTTAACCACCGTCCCTGAAATTGCAAAACAACTCGATCCATCCAATAGGTTGTATCCCAACCCGAAAAATCTCTATGTGCGTTTACTCTCCGAGACCGGTCTGATCGGCTTCTTCCTTTTCATTGCTTTTCAACTTTACCTGTTGGGTGAAACACTTTCTCTTTACCGGCGTGGGCCAGCCTGGGCGCGGTTTGCCGCGATCGCCGGTGTATTTGCGTGGGTTGCCATCGCCTTGTATAATTTCACCCAGGATTCGCTGACCACCCCGAACATTTGGATCGTGCCGGGGATCATGGCTGGGATTGCCGTTAATCTATCGAATAAGGAAGTTTCATGATCGTCCTTTCCGTTGGAATGCCGCGCGCGGGGTCGGGCTGGCACTATAACCTCATCCACGACCTGATGAAAACGACAGGATGCGCCGATGCGCGCGACATCCGCGAAAGATACAAATTACAGAAGATTCTTACGGAGGTCAATTGCAACATCGGCGTACTTTCGGCGCGCAGGCTCGCGATGGTGGCCATACCCGCGCTGATGGGCAATACTTTTGTGATCAAAGCCCATGCGGCGCCATCCGGCGCGTCGCGTATTCTGGCAAAGCTGGGTTTGTTGCGCATGACCTACATCTATCGCGACCCGCGTGACGCCATGCTCTCGGCATTCGATTTCGGTCAACGCGCGCTTGCCAAGGGACGCCCCAACGCATTTTCCCACCTGTCGGATTTCGATAAAAGCATGGACTTCATCATGGAGTACGTCCGCATTTGGGAGAAATGGACTGCGGAGAAGAATGTGCTTGTCGCACGCTACGAGGATCTCTTAACGAATTACGAGGTAGAATCGGCACGCCTGTTGAAATATCTCAACCTGGATGCGGCCAAGCCGGAGGTCCGCGCGGTGATCGAGCAATATCGTCCCGGCGCGAACGACTCTCAACAGGGATTGCACTACTACAAAGGCCAGATCGGGCGTTTCCGTGATGCCTATACAACCGAACAAAAAAGGTTCATATTGACCAAACTGGTCGGTTATCTGGAGCGCATGGGGTACGATACGGTGTAGGTGTAATTCGACTGTAACGTCGGGGATGTTGTCGAACCCCGTCTTTTTCGTTATTATTGGCAGGCAATGATGAAACGATTCGACACCCCATACATGGCGGACTGGTTCGCCATATCATTACGCTGGATCATGTTGGTGGGCTTGATCGTTTCGCTGGGTCTCGGGCAGAAACTGGATATCGGCTCCACCTGGACCCTGGGTTTGTTAATTTTCTGGAATCTGGGTATGACGGCGCTGGCGGGCTTGAACGTGCGCACTTCGT
This portion of the Anaerolineales bacterium genome encodes:
- a CDS encoding O-antigen ligase family protein, with the translated sequence MAQGNSTNKFQSRETLKSAIKLLWGLALLTLPVTSFRWFPGLGESTLVRPLALYPLAILLPLLLIQAWRRKISLTFSGAFIALGVFVLYAFFSSSIGALIDPIPLRGQTYDGRVIRALVTLFIGVAFFVAAVWMNKDEADLRFTVQWIFAGLCLDLAWSGLQAVTFYTGLLEKEMVTHWQLAFSMRELVRTNRISGLAYEPAWLAGQLATIFFPFLFAAVLTKFRLTSLTWLEPVLLTLSTLVLFATYSRGGLLITIGVSGLMTLIFGRDILQGIWAWYIKGFKEQRFTSFIFRLSIIVALVGVIAGAFLFLSQKNYFRRLWEVNAESLNEYIVDINAGARGAYTVGALSAFSEYPLTGVGLGGSGFYIYQNLPDWALTTVPEIAKQLDPSNRLYPNPKNLYVRLLSETGLIGFFLFIAFQLYLLGETLSLYRRGPAWARFAAIAGVFAWVAIALYNFTQDSLTTPNIWIVPGIMAGIAVNLSNKEVS
- a CDS encoding sulfotransferase domain-containing protein, which translates into the protein MIVLSVGMPRAGSGWHYNLIHDLMKTTGCADARDIRERYKLQKILTEVNCNIGVLSARRLAMVAIPALMGNTFVIKAHAAPSGASRILAKLGLLRMTYIYRDPRDAMLSAFDFGQRALAKGRPNAFSHLSDFDKSMDFIMEYVRIWEKWTAEKNVLVARYEDLLTNYEVESARLLKYLNLDAAKPEVRAVIEQYRPGANDSQQGLHYYKGQIGRFRDAYTTEQKRFILTKLVGYLERMGYDTV